The DNA window ATGGAAAGTCCTTAAGACTGCCGAGTACTGTAAAGTGTAAAATAGAAACTTTtcaacgaaataaaaaaaaaagcagcctgaaaaaaagatggatgaattataaaaaaaaaaagaaccttgATAACGAGATCGGATTCCATGGGTTAGGCAATGAATAGGAAGAAAGATGTAGAGATAAAAGAGAAGTTATGTAAACCTAAGTCTTAGATTAAGGAAATAGAAAGGATGGAATGGGAGAGGATAATAGTAGGGGTATTATTATGTTGAAGGTTTCCATATTCTGTTTCTCCTTCAGGGAGTAGCAGAGCATACGGATCGGAAGCCGCGGAATTTCCTTCTAGCGCAAGCTCTCTCTCTCAGTTTCCAACAAAAACAAACTTTttgccttttatttatttatgggtaaactatacccatggtcacttttgtttatcttaggttatgttttagtcatttatgtttgaaatgttacgttttagtcatttacgttatcatgttgtaacattttagtcactgagccattaatcGTCGTTAATGgtataacggtaagctgacgtggcatgttaaatcatcatttcaaacaaaattttaggttaaattatataattaatctctatatttttttcgttttaagtaatttaatttttttcttttatgttctttaaactttcctctttttttcaattctcttttgtttctccctttgttttcatacctttctcatttttttttaacatattaggaaGTCGAATTGGCAATGAAAAAAGAAGTAGGAAGTCGACTGTCATCATttgcctataaccaaaacccataaacccataCCATGCTTCTTTTTTCACTACCAATTCGACTTCCtggtatgttaaaagaaataaaaaaatgtagaaaaacagagggagaagcagaaaagaatgaaaaaaagaaaaaaaaagaaagttaaaagaacataaaagaattaaattgctcaaaagaaaaattatggggaccaattgtataatttaacctaaagtttttgtttgaaatgaggatttaacgtgccacgtcagcttaccattgcaccattaacgacaattaacggctcagtgactaaaatgttacaacatgataacgtaagtgactaaaatgtaacatttcaaacataaataactgaAATGTAAGCTAAggaaacaaaagtgaccatgggtatagtttaccctttatttatttactaacgactttcttctttaattatttttatttttatttttaatcaatcacCTGTTCATTAATATTATCGCCTCTCACAATTCTTAAGTCCCATTAATGACACCACCTTCCACCTTTCCAACATCCTACTCATATACATTacacttttttaatattttttaacctATGTTTtctttcaacatttttctttttatatttaaccATAAATAATTACCATTAAAAACATTGGGtaaattagcaaaaaaaaatgttttaaaacttAATAAGCGAAGTAGGCGGTTTTTTTTCTAAAGTTTAAGGAAATAATTTGATTTtgaggagaaaaataaaaaacgaGTTTTATTGGAAATAGGAggaattcgattcgattcgaaaaactcgataaaaaatttaaatttgaattaaacagttatagttatttgagttaatcgagttattcgaatcattttgaatacaaaaaatcaagttttttagtttaactcgaatatgaattacataattatattgtttatgtagttaaaaggtaaaatcattatattgtttatgtaattaaattatcttgcacttcgtctactagttaaataatctgtccatgtaaacgcaacattgagtataaataataggattcttTAACTCgattcgaaatttttttactttattcgatttagaaaaattcaaattgaTTTCGGTTGCTAAATTAGGAttcatcaactcgattaactcaaaattttttgactcaatCCAACTTGACTCAATTGAATACTTACCCCTAACTGAAAACGTTTTTTAGTGAAGAGTCAGCTAAGGGAAATTTTTTTATGTgtattgaaaatttggaaagaacTTTCAACTCTTGGCTACCACCTCAGCAAAAAATGCTTCTAATAAGACGTGATTTTTGTTTCTTTacaaaatcgatttattttcttAGAATTGAGAAAAACAGTCTACtttacttaataaaaattttaaaccaaaagcATTGATtcacttaaaaataataatttgaatatattttccAATGATATCATTTCTAATATCCATGTTAACTTTTTCTATAAAGAAGAGTAATTATTAAGGTagtttatcatttaatttaataatttcttttatcgATATCGCACAATAAAAATTATCATAGTAAACATTTTAACCCAATCAACACGTATCAATTATGTATCTTGTGAAAAGAGCAAAGAATACTGTGAGTAAACTGaatgacaaaatatataaattttaaaaaaaattaggtaataAAAATTAATCCACTTAATGCATCTATGTGTATCAAAATGATCCACGTTAGCATTTCATTATATATTTAACAAAGGAATGATAAGAAAAGTCAAATTTCATAATgctaatgataaaaaaaatttaataatttgtcACTAGAACAAGAACACACTATaattaaatgagaaaataattttagtatggtatatttttattgattgagttaatataatttaatatgcacttaataaaaaaattaccatagtaaatattttaaccaaaccaagcttataaaatttaaaaacataaaaatggaaaaactaaaaatataagataattgagtgataaaaaataattccatgattattctgttatttttttataattaagtgaaaaaaatataattaaatgagTATTAatgtaacttaaaattttttttctttttatatactcAACTCAAATACTCACCCTTATTCCTTCCCAGCCCAACATATAACAATCAGCTAGGTCATATTTCACACAGCGCAGTCCGGGTCTTTCCGTCGCTCACAAATTCGGagctttcagaaaaaaaaaatctcccAACTCGGAAACCAGTGTTTTCTATTTCTTTAATATTAAAGTCTTCTTTTTTCTTGAAATATCTCTTCTTTGAATCTTTGTTTACGGCCCCAATGACTCCTTACGACCGAAGATATGGCGACCCCCAATCTTACCGTCAGCGTAGAAGGTACTTACTCCCGTCTTTCAGATCTATCTTCCCTCTATGATATATTATTTTTGTGATTGCAAAATTCTGCCTTTATTTGCAGTGATTTTATGGGCCAACCGCCTCCGGTAGGTCCACCTACTATGGGTCCAGGAATGGTCATGCCGTCCTCTTACCCCCGCGGCGGACAAATTCCTTACGGTGGCCCTCCAACAGCGCACCCTCCGTCTTTTCATGGAAGAGTGCACGGGCCCGTTCGAGGTCAAGGGGATTTCGATTCGTACTCGAGCTTCCGGCCACCCGCGGGAAGATTCGAGATGGGCCGCGGTGGGGACATAGGTCATTCTCATGCAGACAGGAGAAGTGATGGGATAAGAGTTCGTGAAGCCGGCCGTGGTGGAGGCGGTAGAGGCGGTGGTGGCCGTGGCGGCCGTGGCGGCGGCGGAAGAGGTTATGGAGGGAGGCACGGAGGGTCCTCTAGAGGGGATTTAGACAATGTTTCGCTTCCAAGGAAAAATTTTGGCAAGTTGGTTCCTTTTGAGAAGAACTTTTATATCGAAAGTCCTGCAGTTAGAGAAATGACAGAGCAAGAAGTAATGTTTTATCGTAGAACACGGGACATTAAAGTTCAAGGACATGATGTTCCAAAACCGATAAGGATGTTCCGTGATGCTAATTTTCCtggtatttatattttcattcctATTCACTTtcctttttaaagttaaaatttggtTTGATctgagtttaattttatttttaaaactgtgCATTAGATTGCTGTCTTGAGGTGATTGCCAATTTGGGTTTTGTTGAGCCAACTCCAATTCAAGCTCAGGGTTGGCCTATGGCTTTAAAGGGTAAAGATCTCATTGGGATTGCTGAGACTGGTTCTGGAAAAACACTGGCATACTTACTGCCGGCATTGGTGCATGTTAAAGCACAGCCACCATTGGGTTAGTGCCATTAATCAGATCATTTTGTTTTCAATTATCGGATACAATTGCTCATTTTTGTTTCTATACTTGTATAGTGCATGGTGAGGGTCCTATTGTATTAATATTAGCACCTACGAGGGAGTTGGCTGTTCAAATTCAAGAAGAAGCTGCAAAGTTTGCGAATAATGCTAGCATAAGGAGTACTTGCATCTATGGCGGTGCTCCTAAGGGACCACAAACTAGGGATCTTAAAAGAGGTATTCCTAATTTTCTCTTTGAAATGTGAGTACCTTTATGCACTTTGTTACTGCAGTATTGAATTGAAGGTTTTCTATGCTAGGTGTTGAGATTGTAATTGCCACACCTGGTCGACTGATAGATATGCTAGAAGCTCAAAACACAAACTTGAAACGAGTGACTTACCTTGTTCTGGATGAAGCTGATAGAATGTTGGACATGGGGTTTGAGCCTCAAATAAGAAAGATTGATTCTCAGGTAGCACTTGTCTTCTTTTGGATTAGTGTCCATTGCCCATTTATAGAAATATTTTGTATCTAATCAGTTCTTCAAGGTTGAAGCTATAACTTTGTTCCGGATTTAGCAATGTAGAAATTAAAAAAGTTCTAATTATTGCACGGGTgatcttttatatatatgtatatattgtagAAAAGATAGTAGGCATTCAATTCTGCAAATATCTTAGAATCTGTGTAGTTCAATGATTTAGATGTGGAAGGTAGATTAAACTGTGAAGCAGAGAAACTGCTTACATGTTCTGTTTTTTCAGTTTAGAACAAGGCTgcatattttaaatcaattttgattCTTTGTGTTTACACTTTTGACCAAATTGCATCTTTTGTTTCTAAGGTTGAtgttttttagttaattttatatgGTTGTCTTTTTTTATTTGGACTGTTGGTCTTATTTACTAATCCTAGGCATCACATCCTGTCAAAAGAAAATGGTTTACATaacaattttggctttttccgTGATCAGATTCGGCCTGATAGACAAACATTGTATTGGAGTGCAACGTGGCCTAAAGAAGTTGAATCTTTAGCAAGGCAGTTTTTAAGCAACCCATATAAGGTTTTGTAAAGAAGTTTCATGGCATCTATGTTTGCACATCcttttttatttgattcatatatatattatatgtttgaTGTGCCTAGATGCTTATTCTGGGATGCCCAAATTCTTATGATGTTCAGGTTATCATTGGATCACCTGATCTGAAAGCAAACCAATCTATTAACCAAGTTGTTGAAGTCATAACAGATTTAGAAAAGTACAACAGGTTTGTCTTTGCAACTTGTTCCGGGAAAGTTTTATTTGTATTGTGATATTAAATATTGACCTCTCTCTGGGCAGGCTAATCAAGTTGCTGAAGGATCTGATGGATGGGAACCGAATACTAATATTCATGGAGACAAAGAAGGGATGCGACCAAGTTACTAGGCAGCTCAGAATGGATGGATGGCCTGCCCTGTCGATCCATGGTGATAAAAACCAGGCTGAAAGAGATTGGGTCCTGGCTGAATTTAAAAGTGGCAGAAGTCCTATAATGACTGCCACTGATGTGGCTGCACGGGGTCTTGGTAGGATCACTGTGTTTTAGGAGTCTTAGCATATTCATGTAGGTCTTGAAATGGTGAAGATAAGCGAGTCTGCCGGCTGCTTTCCAGTTTCCTGAGACAGTAATTTGTGGCTTGGGTGCGAGTTGCCATGATGTACATTTATATTTTTGACTGATAGGCATGATCCTCCACTTTAGGGGAGTTACTGGACACAAGGAGCATAATTTGCTTAGACAGCTGAGGTGGTGATCTATAATTTGGATGGTTGTGCAATACAAAGCTCAGGCAACTCTGTTCCTTTGTTTGAGAAGTTTTATATCCCGATTTTAGGTTGAgggaaaagaaaaattagaaagcTCTGTTATGTCTAGTTGTATGTACTTGCTTGAATTGTCTGAATTGGCACGACTCCTTATAATCAAGTGTAAGTAATATGGTTGAAGTTGTAGTGTCGCCCATCCACGGTTATGGAGCTGGTCTTTGTGGCAGCCTGGTTGACTCAGATTTGCTTATGTTCCTTGATTGGGTACAGAAATGGTGGCGGTAGACCTTATCCCTGCAAAGTTAAGGTGGGCACATTTATCTAGTGAATGTGTTATCTTAATATTGATCATTTGGATCTTAGGGTGCAGGGATAAGGGAGTTCTTGAAAATTCCTAGGGTTCTTTATGCATTGAGCCTGCTTATGAAAAGAATGTTGCATGCAATATAAGTTTTTAATGACCTTCAATATTAAAACAATGTCAATCTTAGTAGCTGGCTGTTTGTTGGGCTGTCTCGTAAATTATTTCAAGCATACAAGTTACTTGGGTTTTCTTGGAGCCTTCAATTTATAACATCTTTACCTATGTCTTACTCAGTACATCTGTTGTGCTAATGTTCCTTCTTTTTCCTTGTAGATGTGAAGGACATAAAGTGTGTGATCAACTACGATTTTCCTTCGAGTCTGGAGGATTATGTACATAGGATTGGTAGAACTGGTCGAGCAGGAGCTAAGGGAACTGCTTTTACCTTCTTCACACAGGCAAATGCAAAGTATGCTAGGGACCTTATCAAGCTCCTGCAAGATGCTGGGCAGGTTGTCTCCCCCGCATTGTCTACATTGGCTCGTTCTGCAGGTTCGAAGTTTGGAGGTAATACTTTGTTTGAATGCTTATTGGCAAAACAAACGTGTGAACAAGACTTCCTGGGTATATTCTTGGTTCTAGATGATCAATGGTACTTGTTTTGGTTTTAGGTTCTGGAGGAAACTTTCGTGCCCGAGGACGTGGCAGCTACGGTAACCGGGCTATGATATCAGGATCAAATGCTGTATCTCTCGGTGCAAAGAAGAGACCCTGGTAGTTTCAGCCTAGAGTTGGTGGTGTGCTATGTGCCCCCCCCCAAGAAGACCATTTGAGGGTTTGTTAAAGGCAATTATCCTAGTGTTGTGGTGTAGGATGTTTAGGTTTCACAGATTATTATTGGATTTCAATTCAGTTTATTATATTATGTTGTTAAGCTTTACAAATAAACAGATAGAAGATGTTAGTTTGGCAGTTAAACTAATTGTAGATAGATTGCTTCCTCACTAGGTTTGTGCAGTCTGTCAGTCTGTTTAACAAAATCATTATACAATTTCAGAATAGAAATTTGAAATTGCAAAGATGTACCCGtcgttttctatttattttattaaggGTAGCTTACATCAAAGGTAATTAAACtatttggtcactcaactttaaaaaattgcaaaataatcattaattatttaaaaattttcatttaaggaaTGTTCTTTTACTTGATTGGTATTGATCCATTAATcggacttttaaaaataaaaaaattttcaatctagtcaatttaataaaaacatttgaaGAATTTAGATCTTAGCAAATGCCAAGAGATTCAGCTTTTGACAAGCATTTGGATAAAGACGTACTATTAGAAGCATATTTAATGGTAAAAAGCTATGAAAagtaaaaatgatgaaaatattcTAACTAGGGAGTCAGTACATTTCTGCAAGAACTTTTTGATCACGTATTAATTAAAGCTTTGAAAGTATCTTATTCTTCATTAACTAACGCATACAAATTGAAAGAATGCTCTGGTCTGTCATCAACTTATACAATCACCATTTACCACATAAGCCCGTAAAACAacttttttatgaaataataaacAAGATAAAAGAAACCAACTATGACGCACAATTCCATAAGAGAGCCATCCATGTTCCGCAAACTTGGAGACCTGTGacaaaatatttttggttaagtgTACTTATAGATTATATAAGCTTGAGTAGAAGCCAAAAGTTAGGGCATGCCTTTTTGGTCTAGGCACAGCTGGTTGTGATTTGGGTTGTCCTGCATCAGGTGCTGGAGCGGGAACTGTATCTGGTTTAGGAGTTTCAGGTGGCACTGGAACAGATACTAGGGCTTGCTCACTTGGAACAGGCACAGTCTTTGCCTGTTACATtaacttgtgtgagaaaattgtATTCGCTTgccatttataaataataatggcCTAAGTTCACTCACCAACTTCCTGAATTGCAGATTGAAGAGCAGTTGAATGTATCTTTGTTTAGCTAGATTCTGTTCTTTGTTCAACTGCCTCCAAAATCCATACATGGATCCCATGTTCAACAGTTTGTTTGCATAGATCTCCCATGTGTAGCTGCggttttcaaataattaaaaaaacagacATCAATTGAAGCTATTCCTTCAATGAAAATTGTTCATTGGTGCTATTTTAGTGTATGGTTTTGGTACCATTCATGTATGCGATGAAGTCCTTGAGTTGACACCCTGTTCCAATGTTGAGCATCCATCTTGCACTTCTCAAAGAAATCAGCTATGGTGTTGCTGGATTGGTCTCCATTGTTCGGATCGATATGGAAACCCGAGACCCCATCCACAATAATCTCTGCTGGACCTCCTTTGTTAGTTGCAAAGGTGGGTAATCCACAGTTCATTGCTTCAATAACAGTTAGACCAAAGGCCTCATACAAGGCAGGTTGCACAAAAGCTCCTTTCGTGTCAGCAATGCATCGATACAGCTCCCCGTTGCGATGTCTATCAGTTTGGGCTGCAATCCATCTGAATTGACCCCTAAGTTGATATTGCTCCATCAGACTATGcatctttttaatttctgcttgtTCTTCTCTGTCATTGGACTTGGATGGATCAAAGAAACCAGCAACCACAACCAGATTTACTAAATCTCTAAGCCTTTTATTCTTTCCATACCACTCAGTTAGACCTGTAATATTCTTCACAGTATCAAGTCTTGCCATAGAGAAGATAATCGGCTTCCTCCTGTCCGCCAGATATCCTCTGTTGCAAGCATAACATGATTAAAATCGCCTTTAATTCCAACTAACAACGAACATACAATGCAGATACTAATCGCTCCGTACTTACATGTGCTCATTGTTATCGTCCTGACTGTAGAGTAACTCTTCAATGGCTGGATAAAAAGAGGATAAACGCCTGTTTTTCTCTGTGTAGGGAAAGTAGACCGACTGGTCAGCCCCTGGGGCAACTATGTTGAACTTGGGGTCAAATATATTGATGCCAGAGACAACCCGGCATAGTCCAGGCATGGTAAAGGCTGTATGACTTTCATATTGTCCAGGCTTTTCAGTGCTGTTTCAAATAGGAAATTCACCACTTTTTAGTTAATATAAAATCAGTCTAATGTTGTATAACATGATAAACATATAAAAAGCTAAATAACCTTCCGGCAATTTCTTGATAGGTGCTTGTTATGATAAAATCAGCTGCATTCATTGCTAGTATGTCAGCTGTATATTGACATGAAAAGTGATACTTAGCATCAACCTCTTTCCATTTCACATCTGAATCTTCATACTTGGTTTTCTCTAAAGCATGAGCTATTGTTCCCTGAGTGATTCCAAGATTGGAAGCCATTAGAGATGCCACCAAATTTCCGTCGCTGTAGTTTCCGATTATGAGGTCCGGTTTACATCCCATATGTTGAAGGACTTTTGCTTGAGCATCCTAGTCGTAGAGACACATTGATAACAAGTAAGTTTTAAGTCCATGGAATTAGAACATAACAGAGGCAAGACAGTATATACCTGTGCAAATGTCTCTAGATATGGATAGATGTCGAACCGTGAGACCCATTGCTGAAGCACCCCTTTATCAGTCCTGAACGGGACTCTGAGAATGTGGGAATGCTTGGTATTGATGATCGGCTCGATCTCTTGATTGCATTTGGTTCCTCGAGCATCTGGTATAAGGCGAGTTACCACAACAATCTGAGGCTTTACGGTCATGCCTCGTGATTTTATTCTACGTAGCAAGGCTTCCTCAAGAGCTCTTACTTGATCAAGAATGTAAACCACCTATTACATTTGCAAAAAAAATTCTGTGTAAGTACTTTAATTACCTCAGTTGAACCACATCTTTATGTTAATTATGTTGTACCTGGCCTCCAGTATCCGGCAAGCCAAGGACATCCGACTGCCCAAAGTAACCATGAGGTGACAGGATTACGATCCTTAACACAGCCGGGAGCCAGCTAAAGAGTGACTCAAAATTTGCCGGTTCCGGCATTTGTAGCACCTCGTAAAGTGTCATCATACTCTCTTTAGCTCTTTCTGCGTTATCGCCCCATCCTTTCTCAAAATCCAACTCTTTCAACCTGATATTCATTGCCACCATtcagaaaataagtaaattatgcaTGAAGTAGTAGTTGCAATCTAAATATATATAACCTTGGCTCAAAATTCTCATATGGTGTTGTTTTGGGCAATTCCGAAATGATACTGATAGCTGCCCTCAAAGCTGTTTTAAGCTTGTCAACCGTATTTAGATTTCCGTTTATCAGGAGATCCTGAAACTCCAAGCACATTCATGTATGATTCTCAATGTTGTTTGCAATACAAAcatatgtgtgtgtatgtgtatgtgtatgtgcaCATGTGTATTTACCTCCCCTTGGTGATTAAGGGACAATAAGTAGTCCAACACCTGCTTCTCACCGTCGCAGCTCTCGTATAACTTTGAGAACATGAACTTTGAGATGTAGCTGGCTCCATTGCCAATGCTAGAAGGAAGGGTTAAATGAGGGGTACTGTGGTTGATGGATGCAAAATCAATTTCCAAAGCATTCTCATCTTTTGCCCTGCACCATAGCATAATAATATGATACTTAAAGAACTTTCTAGGGATATCCAATTTAAACTGCAGAGATAAGTAACATGAATTATGTACCAATTTTGGTCGAAAACCATTTCCTTGCACTTCAAGTATTCTGAAACTTTAATTTCATCAACAAGGAGGTTTTCCGAGTTCACCTTGACGAACTCCCAGAATCCCGGGTTCGGTCTTACGGCAAAAGCAACGTACGGCGGAATGACAGCAGCCTCctgcaaaaaatatatatataaatttacagctaaaatgcatgcatgcataccAGCTATACCCCCCAAAAATGATAGCATTAATTAAAACTTAAAGACCTGCGTGGATACAAGAATGAAACCAATTAGTCCCTCCAGGATCTTGCTTCTCTCTGCCTTGTCTTCTATCGAATTCTCAACTTCGTCCATCAACTGCTGACGTTTCAGTAGCCGTTTTCCCGATTCGACCAACCTTTTTTTTCGATTTCGCATGTTATTAGTTAGAGGATCAAACTATATATAAATGTGTGAatgtatgtatgttatgtatGTACCTGCTGAAACATATCTTCATATGGGAGGTGCTCTGCCTTAAAGCATCAGGCATGCTTTCAGCTATTGTATCCGATCGTTTGAGTGATTGTCTGGAAGCCATTTtagtttaaagaaaaaaagaaaaaagcaaagcAAATAATAGCACAAACGATTATGAATTTAACAATGTCAAGA is part of the Gossypium hirsutum isolate 1008001.06 chromosome D11, Gossypium_hirsutum_v2.1, whole genome shotgun sequence genome and encodes:
- the LOC107912045 gene encoding DEAD-box ATP-dependent RNA helicase 20, whose product is MTPYDRRYGDPQSYRQRRSDFMGQPPPVGPPTMGPGMVMPSSYPRGGQIPYGGPPTAHPPSFHGRVHGPVRGQGDFDSYSSFRPPAGRFEMGRGGDIGHSHADRRSDGIRVREAGRGGGGRGGGGRGGRGGGGRGYGGRHGGSSRGDLDNVSLPRKNFGKLVPFEKNFYIESPAVREMTEQEVMFYRRTRDIKVQGHDVPKPIRMFRDANFPDCCLEVIANLGFVEPTPIQAQGWPMALKGKDLIGIAETGSGKTLAYLLPALVHVKAQPPLVHGEGPIVLILAPTRELAVQIQEEAAKFANNASIRSTCIYGGAPKGPQTRDLKRGVEIVIATPGRLIDMLEAQNTNLKRVTYLVLDEADRMLDMGFEPQIRKIDSQIRPDRQTLYWSATWPKEVESLARQFLSNPYKVIIGSPDLKANQSINQVVEVITDLEKYNRLIKLLKDLMDGNRILIFMETKKGCDQVTRQLRMDGWPALSIHGDKNQAERDWVLAEFKSGRSPIMTATDVAARGLDVKDIKCVINYDFPSSLEDYVHRIGRTGRAGAKGTAFTFFTQANAKYARDLIKLLQDAGQVVSPALSTLARSAGSKFGGSGGNFRARGRGSYGNRAMISGSNAVSLGAKKRPW
- the LOC107937480 gene encoding sucrose synthase 6; this encodes MASRQSLKRSDTIAESMPDALRQSTSHMKICFSRLVESGKRLLKRQQLMDEVENSIEDKAERSKILEGLIGFILVSTQEAAVIPPYVAFAVRPNPGFWEFVKVNSENLLVDEIKVSEYLKCKEMVFDQNWAKDENALEIDFASINHSTPHLTLPSSIGNGASYISKFMFSKLYESCDGEKQVLDYLLSLNHQGEDLLINGNLNTVDKLKTALRAAISIISELPKTTPYENFEPRLKELDFEKGWGDNAERAKESMMTLYEVLQMPEPANFESLFSWLPAVLRIVILSPHGYFGQSDVLGLPDTGGQVVYILDQVRALEEALLRRIKSRGMTVKPQIVVVTRLIPDARGTKCNQEIEPIINTKHSHILRVPFRTDKGVLQQWVSRFDIYPYLETFAQDAQAKVLQHMGCKPDLIIGNYSDGNLVASLMASNLGITQGTIAHALEKTKYEDSDVKWKEVDAKYHFSCQYTADILAMNAADFIITSTYQEIAGSTEKPGQYESHTAFTMPGLCRVVSGINIFDPKFNIVAPGADQSVYFPYTEKNRRLSSFYPAIEELLYSQDDNNEHIGYLADRRKPIIFSMARLDTVKNITGLTEWYGKNKRLRDLVNLVVVAGFFDPSKSNDREEQAEIKKMHSLMEQYQLRGQFRWIAAQTDRHRNGELYRCIADTKGAFVQPALYEAFGLTVIEAMNCGLPTFATNKGGPAEIIVDGVSGFHIDPNNGDQSSNTIADFFEKCKMDAQHWNRVSTQGLHRIHECYTWEIYANKLLNMGSMYGFWRQLNKEQNLAKQRYIQLLFNLQFRKLAKTVPVPSEQALVSVPVPPETPKPDTVPAPAPDAGQPKSQPAVPRPKRSPSLRNMDGSLMELCVIVGFFYLVYYFIKKLFYGLMW